One window of Magallana gigas chromosome 2, xbMagGiga1.1, whole genome shotgun sequence genomic DNA carries:
- the LOC105347138 gene encoding vitamin D3 receptor B isoform X4, whose translation MFSVHILRDEKTSHKELNPLMPNMTGLYGPVDCSEQECDQKSPDSSAGASMTFQKKDKTCLVCGDKALGYNFNAVSCESCKAFFRRNAHKVIRGRCEGRCDITVESRSFCKKCRLAKCFTVGMRKDMILNDEQKQVRKQKIIINKLRKHGQLPPEDTYAASRQDVNDSLQDSIRSQNLHNLRMSFPNLSDKELDVLMKMKVEQYPEGKDSSSELKYPSWSESQGIVADILANLPEIDQCILNELRIAHEQSSFLANTTTSIKAPPTNATEFVNLAEGFVRRIIKVAKNIEFFKMICKEDQIALLKGSVVEIMMLRSAINYNVETESWSFSTMKCLSKPPGPSTSSESGSGQSHPGQLSQTDLTNRPFSKGMEAFSGAGQMGGLPNEEEMKRLREMMSSRIKAQEGVKSEVGAVSASILKAGGSETYNMFLTYSKFIKSLMRTIHGDLLALKLLIMLSLFSADRQGVLEHDKIQQIQECYAGILQKYVERRFPEDKIMFAKIVMKLTDLRNINEVHTKMLLKMKVDSIEPLLIEIFDLPNE comes from the exons GAATGTGACCAGAAGAGTCCTGATTCCTCAGCGGGGGCATCCATGACCTTCCAGAAGAAGGACAAGACATGTCTGGTCTGTGGGGACAAGGCGCTGGGCTACAACTTCAACGCTGTCTCCTGCGAGTCCTGCAAAGCATTTTTCCGCAGGAATGCACACAAG GTGATTCGTGGGCGATGTGAGGGCAGATGTGACATCACAGTTGAATCCAGGTCCTTCTGCAAGAAATGCCGCTTGGCCAAGTGCTTTACTGTGGGCATGAGAAAAGACATGATATTAA ATGATGAGCAGAAACAAGTAAGAAAGcagaaaatcattataaacaaattaCGTAAACATGGGCAGCTTCCACCGGAAGACACTTACGCTGCCTCAAGACAAGACGTCAATGATTCCTTGCAGGATAGCATTCGTTCACAGAATCTCCATAACCTGCGAATGTCCTTTCCAAACTTATCAGACAAAGAACTTGATGTTCTTATGAAAATGAAGGTGGAACAATACCCAGAGGGAAAAGATTCTTCGTCAGAGCTCAAATATCCAAGTTGGAGTGAATCCCAGGGAATCGTGGCAGACATCTTGGCTAACTTACCGGAGATTGACCAGTGTATACTCAATGAGTTGAGGATTGCACATGAACAGAGTTCCTTTCTGGCCAACACAACAACTTCCATAAAAGCTCCACCCACAAATGCTACAGAGTTTGTGAACTTAGCTGAAGGTTTTGTGAGGAGAATTATCAAGGTGGCAAAAAAcattgaattctttaaaatgatCTGTAAAGAAGACCAGATAGCTCTCTTGAAGGGTTCTGTTGTGGAGATTATGATGTTGAGATCGGCGATAAACTACAACGTTGAGACGGAGTCATGGAGCTTCAGCACCATGAAGTGTTTGTCCAAACCTCCAGGCCCCTCAACAAGTTCTGAATCAGGGTCTGGGCAATCCCATCCAGGGCAATTGTCCCAGACAGATCTAACAAATCGACCTTTTTCTAAAGGAATGGAAGCATTTAGTGGGGCTGGTCAGATGGGGGGACTTCCCAATGAAGAGGAAATGAAAAGACTGAGAGAAATGATGAGTTCTCGCATCAAAGCACAGGAAGGAGTGAAAAGTGAAGTAGGGGCTGTCAGCGCCAGTATTCTCAAAGCTGGAGGCTCAGAAACTTACAACATGTTCTTGACTTATTCCAAGTTCATCAAGTCTCTAATGCGGACAATTCATGGAGATTTGTTGGCACTGAAGCTTCTGATCATGTTGTCTCTGTTCTCGGCGGACAGGCAGGGTGTTCTAGAACATGACAAGATTCAGCAGATACAAGAGTGTTATGCTGGAATCCTACAAAAATACGTAGAGAGAAGATTTCCGGAGGATAAAATCATGTTTGCCAAAATTGTTATGAAACTGACTGATCTTCGAAATATTAACGAAGTGCATACAAAAATGTTGCTCAAAATGAAGGTGGACAGTATAGAACCTTTGTTGATAGAGATATTCGATTTGCCAAACGAGTGA
- the LOC105347138 gene encoding vitamin D3 receptor B isoform X6: MELNPLMPNMTGLYGPVDCSEQECDQKSPDSSAGASMTFQKKDKTCLVCGDKALGYNFNAVSCESCKAFFRRNAHKVIRGRCEGRCDITVESRSFCKKCRLAKCFTVGMRKDMILNDEQKQVRKQKIIINKLRKHGQLPPEDTYAASRQDVNDSLQDSIRSQNLHNLRMSFPNLSDKELDVLMKMKVEQYPEGKDSSSELKYPSWSESQGIVADILANLPEIDQCILNELRIAHEQSSFLANTTTSIKAPPTNATEFVNLAEGFVRRIIKVAKNIEFFKMICKEDQIALLKGSVVEIMMLRSAINYNVETESWSFSTMKCLSKPPGPSTSSESGSGQSHPGQLSQTDLTNRPFSKGMEAFSGAGQMGGLPNEEEMKRLREMMSSRIKAQEGVKSEVGAVSASILKAGGSETYNMFLTYSKFIKSLMRTIHGDLLALKLLIMLSLFSADRQGVLEHDKIQQIQECYAGILQKYVERRFPEDKIMFAKIVMKLTDLRNINEVHTKMLLKMKVDSIEPLLIEIFDLPNE; encoded by the exons GAATGTGACCAGAAGAGTCCTGATTCCTCAGCGGGGGCATCCATGACCTTCCAGAAGAAGGACAAGACATGTCTGGTCTGTGGGGACAAGGCGCTGGGCTACAACTTCAACGCTGTCTCCTGCGAGTCCTGCAAAGCATTTTTCCGCAGGAATGCACACAAG GTGATTCGTGGGCGATGTGAGGGCAGATGTGACATCACAGTTGAATCCAGGTCCTTCTGCAAGAAATGCCGCTTGGCCAAGTGCTTTACTGTGGGCATGAGAAAAGACATGATATTAA ATGATGAGCAGAAACAAGTAAGAAAGcagaaaatcattataaacaaattaCGTAAACATGGGCAGCTTCCACCGGAAGACACTTACGCTGCCTCAAGACAAGACGTCAATGATTCCTTGCAGGATAGCATTCGTTCACAGAATCTCCATAACCTGCGAATGTCCTTTCCAAACTTATCAGACAAAGAACTTGATGTTCTTATGAAAATGAAGGTGGAACAATACCCAGAGGGAAAAGATTCTTCGTCAGAGCTCAAATATCCAAGTTGGAGTGAATCCCAGGGAATCGTGGCAGACATCTTGGCTAACTTACCGGAGATTGACCAGTGTATACTCAATGAGTTGAGGATTGCACATGAACAGAGTTCCTTTCTGGCCAACACAACAACTTCCATAAAAGCTCCACCCACAAATGCTACAGAGTTTGTGAACTTAGCTGAAGGTTTTGTGAGGAGAATTATCAAGGTGGCAAAAAAcattgaattctttaaaatgatCTGTAAAGAAGACCAGATAGCTCTCTTGAAGGGTTCTGTTGTGGAGATTATGATGTTGAGATCGGCGATAAACTACAACGTTGAGACGGAGTCATGGAGCTTCAGCACCATGAAGTGTTTGTCCAAACCTCCAGGCCCCTCAACAAGTTCTGAATCAGGGTCTGGGCAATCCCATCCAGGGCAATTGTCCCAGACAGATCTAACAAATCGACCTTTTTCTAAAGGAATGGAAGCATTTAGTGGGGCTGGTCAGATGGGGGGACTTCCCAATGAAGAGGAAATGAAAAGACTGAGAGAAATGATGAGTTCTCGCATCAAAGCACAGGAAGGAGTGAAAAGTGAAGTAGGGGCTGTCAGCGCCAGTATTCTCAAAGCTGGAGGCTCAGAAACTTACAACATGTTCTTGACTTATTCCAAGTTCATCAAGTCTCTAATGCGGACAATTCATGGAGATTTGTTGGCACTGAAGCTTCTGATCATGTTGTCTCTGTTCTCGGCGGACAGGCAGGGTGTTCTAGAACATGACAAGATTCAGCAGATACAAGAGTGTTATGCTGGAATCCTACAAAAATACGTAGAGAGAAGATTTCCGGAGGATAAAATCATGTTTGCCAAAATTGTTATGAAACTGACTGATCTTCGAAATATTAACGAAGTGCATACAAAAATGTTGCTCAAAATGAAGGTGGACAGTATAGAACCTTTGTTGATAGAGATATTCGATTTGCCAAACGAGTGA